The Bacteroidota bacterium genome includes a region encoding these proteins:
- a CDS encoding helix-turn-helix transcriptional regulator, with amino-acid sequence MKSLADFVKDRRKEVNLTQEEFADRAGVALTVVRKIEQGKTNLNMDKVNRVLRMFGHELAPVNSKNGNV; translated from the coding sequence ATGAAAAGTTTAGCGGATTTTGTCAAAGACCGTAGGAAAGAAGTAAACCTTACACAGGAAGAGTTCGCAGACCGAGCCGGAGTTGCGCTTACTGTGGTACGTAAGATCGAACAGGGTAAAACTAATCTAAACATGGACAAGGTAAATCGGGTTTTAAGGATGTTTGGACATGAACTGGCTCCTGTTAACAGTAAAAATGGAAATGTATGA
- a CDS encoding endonuclease/exonuclease/phosphatase family protein, which produces MKIVTWNCNGALRNKYEHLSELNADIYLIQECENPQTVKHDKYTSWAGNHLWKGDNKNKGLGIFAKNKTNLELIDWSCTYKNHDVKHFLPCLINNDIQVINIWTSQNKSPNFGYIGQLWKYLEINKSHFRKIILAGDFNSNTIWDEWDRWWNHSDVVDDLSKLNIHSLYHRYFKEEQGKESKSTFFLHRNRVKPYHIDYIFASQEIENKMLNFEIADMDKWLMYSDHIPVVCEINNI; this is translated from the coding sequence ATGAAAATAGTCACGTGGAATTGTAATGGCGCTTTAAGGAATAAGTATGAACATCTTTCAGAACTTAATGCAGATATTTATTTGATACAAGAATGTGAAAATCCACAAACAGTAAAACACGATAAATATACATCTTGGGCGGGAAACCATTTATGGAAAGGTGATAATAAAAATAAAGGGCTTGGGATCTTTGCAAAAAACAAAACCAACCTTGAATTAATTGACTGGAGCTGCACTTACAAAAACCATGATGTAAAACACTTCTTGCCGTGCCTAATAAATAACGATATTCAAGTAATCAATATTTGGACAAGTCAAAACAAATCACCAAACTTTGGTTATATAGGACAATTATGGAAATATTTAGAAATAAATAAGTCCCATTTTAGAAAAATAATTTTAGCGGGTGACTTTAATAGCAACACCATCTGGGATGAATGGGATAGGTGGTGGAATCATTCTGACGTTGTAGATGACCTATCCAAATTGAATATCCATAGCTTGTATCATCGCTATTTCAAAGAGGAACAAGGAAAAGAATCAAAATCAACTTTTTTTCTACATAGAAATAGAGTAAAACCTTACCACATTGACTACATTTTTGCATCACAAGAAATTGAAAATAAAATGCTTAATTTTGAAATAGCTGACATGGATAAATGGTTGATGTATAGTGATCATATACCTGTTGTTTGTGAAATAAATAATATATAA
- a CDS encoding YcxB family protein has protein sequence MGSKNLGTVIIIFSLLVGTIAILYLATRILWFTVPANLMWLLIFAILLMIFLTISAIRYGKKIYDDTNVESRFDNVDNTVLTDKIIVKVTIQKKEYIKLSYILSYSNLLIVFLSIAGVFMLGLVLQYFLFPVEADDFPFLPLLIFVYALIFTPLSVYYNSIKNMKTMALLKETVYYTFSSEDLHMRCESIDTNIKWNVIKSIKELNDWYILYVGKNRGYFIPKSQFSSGLDESNFRNLLLSKTTIKKDLK, from the coding sequence ATGGGATCTAAAAATTTAGGAACTGTAATTATAATTTTTTCTTTGCTCGTAGGTACAATAGCAATATTATATTTAGCTACGAGAATATTGTGGTTCACCGTTCCTGCAAATTTGATGTGGCTTCTTATCTTTGCGATACTATTAATGATATTTCTCACAATATCAGCCATAAGATATGGCAAAAAAATATATGACGATACAAATGTTGAATCGAGATTCGACAATGTTGATAATACAGTTTTAACTGACAAAATAATCGTAAAAGTCACAATTCAAAAAAAGGAATACATTAAACTTTCTTATATTCTCTCTTATTCAAACTTATTGATCGTATTTCTTTCCATAGCCGGAGTTTTTATGTTGGGGCTTGTATTACAATATTTTCTTTTTCCTGTGGAAGCAGACGATTTTCCCTTTTTACCTTTATTAATATTTGTTTATGCTCTGATATTCACTCCGCTTTCTGTTTATTATAATTCTATAAAAAACATGAAGACCATGGCTCTGTTAAAGGAAACTGTTTATTATACCTTCAGCTCCGAAGACCTCCACATGAGATGTGAAAGCATTGACACTAATATCAAGTGGAATGTAATAAAATCGATCAAAGAATTAAATGATTGGTACATTTTGTATGTCGGAAAGAACAGAGGTTATTTTATCCCAAAATCTCAATTTAGTTCAGGACTTGATGAATCAAATTTTCGTAATTTGTTATTGAGCAAAACAACCATAAAGAAAGATTTGAAATAA
- a CDS encoding HipA domain-containing protein, whose product MTKRRCLYCYEVLEHNSDFHEFCSMEFFGTPIAPKIEYSLNQISELAKNVVERSIAVPGVQAKLSLSLIKKNKENSDTRFTIVGAFGGQYIFKPPSDRFPEMPENEHVTMRMAETFGIRVVPSSLIRLSSGELSYITKRVDRDETGQKIHMLDMFQITEAFDKYKGSMERIGKALDIYSANTLLDKTFYFDLTLFSFLSGNNDMHLKNFSMIKSASGWVLAPAYDLLNVAIVFPEDKEELALTLVGKKKKLKREHFEQFGAGLGLNPKQINGAFLRYIKIKSAAIDWIDKSFLSKEMKTAYRELIEKRYKQLGLIE is encoded by the coding sequence ATGACGAAGCGTAGATGTTTATATTGTTATGAAGTGCTTGAGCACAATTCAGATTTTCATGAATTTTGCTCCATGGAATTTTTTGGTACACCTATAGCTCCAAAAATAGAATATTCATTAAACCAAATTTCCGAACTCGCCAAAAATGTTGTTGAACGAAGTATTGCGGTTCCCGGTGTTCAGGCAAAATTGTCATTGTCGTTAATTAAAAAAAATAAAGAGAATTCAGATACAAGATTTACAATTGTTGGCGCATTTGGCGGACAATATATTTTTAAACCGCCTTCTGATCGATTTCCGGAAATGCCGGAAAATGAACATGTAACCATGCGGATGGCAGAAACCTTTGGAATTCGTGTTGTACCTTCATCATTGATCCGTTTATCGTCCGGAGAACTTTCCTATATTACAAAGCGAGTTGACAGGGATGAAACCGGACAAAAGATACATATGCTCGACATGTTTCAGATCACGGAAGCTTTTGATAAATATAAAGGTTCCATGGAGAGAATCGGTAAGGCATTGGACATTTATTCAGCCAACACATTGCTTGATAAAACATTTTATTTCGACTTAACTCTTTTTAGTTTTCTATCAGGGAATAATGATATGCACCTGAAGAATTTTTCTATGATCAAAAGTGCATCGGGTTGGGTATTGGCTCCTGCATACGATCTATTAAATGTTGCCATTGTGTTTCCGGAAGATAAGGAGGAACTTGCATTAACACTGGTTGGAAAGAAAAAGAAATTGAAGCGCGAACATTTTGAACAGTTCGGTGCAGGTTTGGGATTAAACCCTAAACAGATCAATGGTGCTTTTTTGCGATATATCAAAATTAAATCAGCTGCAATAGATTGGATCGATAAATCATTTTTGTCGAAAGAAATGAAAACAGCTTATAGAGAGTTGATTGAAAAAAGGTATAAACAACTAGGATTAATTGAATAA
- a CDS encoding GIY-YIG nuclease family protein, giving the protein MKFGKTIKIFLIDGDPNGRMSCELSNWSGKAYKIPRIKIKDCTDRDDLISTGVYMLFGKDEEGKDQVYIGEAESILKRLNQQLTQKDFWNEAIVFISKDENLNKAHIKYLENRLHDIAKAANRYKIDNSIIPTQSSISESDRAEMEEFIDYIKMLVNTLGHKVFDEKREFKPKQNQETFFIKSARGADGQGEPTSDGFVVFKNSKAAATIVNSMTSNFITYREKLIQEGVLLDKGEYFEFSDDYIFSSPSTAAVMVMGRNANGLTEWKNIDGKTLKEFETNDRIVKA; this is encoded by the coding sequence ATGAAATTCGGTAAGACAATTAAAATATTCCTAATAGACGGAGATCCCAATGGAAGGATGAGCTGTGAACTTTCCAATTGGTCAGGAAAAGCATATAAGATACCAAGAATTAAAATAAAGGACTGCACTGACCGTGATGACTTGATAAGCACAGGAGTTTACATGCTATTTGGAAAGGATGAAGAAGGTAAAGACCAGGTTTATATTGGTGAAGCAGAATCTATTTTAAAACGACTAAATCAACAACTGACACAAAAAGACTTTTGGAACGAAGCAATTGTATTTATAAGCAAAGATGAAAATCTAAATAAAGCTCATATTAAATATTTGGAAAACCGCCTACACGACATTGCAAAAGCTGCCAACCGTTACAAGATTGACAATTCTATTATCCCGACTCAATCCTCAATTTCCGAATCAGATAGAGCCGAAATGGAAGAGTTTATCGATTATATAAAAATGCTAGTTAATACATTGGGGCATAAAGTTTTTGACGAAAAACGGGAATTTAAACCAAAGCAAAATCAGGAAACATTTTTCATAAAGTCAGCTCGCGGTGCTGATGGCCAAGGCGAACCGACTTCGGACGGATTTGTGGTATTTAAAAACTCTAAAGCAGCGGCAACAATAGTGAATTCAATGACTTCAAACTTCATCACCTATAGAGAAAAACTTATTCAGGAAGGTGTACTTTTAGATAAAGGAGAATACTTTGAATTTTCCGATGATTATATTTTTAGCAGTCCATCAACAGCTGCGGTTATGGTAATGGGCCGAAATGCAAACGGACTAACCGAATGGAAGAACATAGACGGTAAAACACTGAAAGAATTTGAAACAAATGATAGAATTGTGAAGGCTTAA
- a CDS encoding heavy-metal-associated domain-containing protein has protein sequence MKNLIILILLTLSVNISFSQTAKKETIVVKTSIVCDHCMQCESCGANIYNSTLTIPGVKNIDVSPEANTITVTYKTSKTDPDKIRAAIAASGYDADHVKADPSAYIKLDGCCKAK, from the coding sequence ATGAAAAATCTAATAATACTGATACTATTAACGCTTAGTGTAAATATATCTTTTTCGCAAACTGCCAAAAAGGAAACCATTGTAGTAAAAACTTCCATAGTTTGCGATCACTGTATGCAGTGCGAAAGCTGCGGGGCAAATATTTATAATTCCACACTCACCATTCCTGGAGTTAAAAACATTGATGTGAGTCCTGAGGCTAATACGATCACCGTTACCTATAAAACCTCAAAAACCGACCCTGATAAAATTCGTGCGGCAATTGCAGCATCCGGGTATGATGCCGATCATGTAAAGGCTGATCCTTCTGCTTATATTAAACTTGATGGATGTTGTAAAGCGAAATAA
- a CDS encoding Bro-N domain-containing protein has translation MKKNIIKLFEQKQVRTHWDDDAEKWYFSVIDVIEILTGSPRPRKYWNALKTKLKAEGSELSQNLGQLKMQSDDGKYYNTDVADTEQIFRLVQSIPSPKAEPFKVWIAKIARERIDEIEDPEIGIDRLMETYLKKGYTKEWINQRLKSIEIRKELTDEWESKGVKKGQEFAVLTDELTKAWSGFSTKQYKAYKDLKKENLRDNMTNLELVLNMLAEASTTEISKDKNPKTFNEHKIVAQKGGKVAKAARVQLENTTGKKVVTKQNAKILAPKTNKKING, from the coding sequence ATGAAAAAAAACATAATAAAACTATTTGAACAAAAGCAGGTGCGAACCCATTGGGATGATGATGCCGAAAAATGGTATTTTTCAGTTATTGATGTTATTGAAATTTTAACCGGTAGCCCCCGGCCTAGAAAATACTGGAATGCCTTAAAAACCAAGCTGAAAGCGGAAGGTAGTGAGTTGTCCCAAAATTTGGGACAACTGAAAATGCAGTCGGATGACGGCAAGTATTACAATACAGACGTGGCTGATACAGAGCAAATTTTTCGGTTAGTGCAATCCATCCCATCCCCAAAAGCAGAACCATTTAAAGTTTGGATAGCCAAAATTGCCCGTGAACGAATTGATGAAATAGAGGATCCGGAAATAGGTATTGACAGGTTGATGGAAACATATTTGAAAAAAGGTTACACTAAAGAATGGATTAATCAACGACTGAAAAGTATTGAAATTCGAAAGGAACTCACAGATGAATGGGAAAGCAAAGGTGTAAAAAAGGGTCAGGAATTTGCTGTTTTAACAGATGAACTTACTAAAGCCTGGAGTGGATTTAGCACTAAACAATACAAGGCATATAAAGACTTAAAAAAAGAAAACCTGAGAGATAACATGACAAATTTAGAATTGGTGCTCAATATGCTCGCAGAGGCTTCTACAACAGAAATATCAAAAGATAAAAACCCAAAAACATTTAATGAACATAAAATTGTAGCTCAAAAGGGTGGAAAAGTTGCAAAAGCTGCTCGTGTACAATTAGAAAATACTACCGGTAAAAAAGTAGTTACAAAACAAAATGCTAAAATTTTGGCTCCAAAAACGAATAAAAAAATAAATGGATAG
- a CDS encoding HipA N-terminal domain-containing protein, which produces MRQGKVFYKDNLAGIITETNDGDYVFEYNDRYVKEHPNDFISFTLPVTNIPFTENRLFPFFEGLIPEGWLLDIASENWKINKNDRMGLLLACCKDCIGAVSVLPIKQNDEA; this is translated from the coding sequence ATGAGGCAGGGAAAGGTATTTTATAAGGATAATTTAGCAGGTATAATTACGGAAACGAATGATGGCGATTATGTATTTGAATATAATGATCGATATGTAAAAGAGCATCCAAATGATTTTATTTCATTCACCTTGCCCGTTACAAATATACCTTTTACAGAAAATAGACTCTTTCCATTTTTTGAGGGTTTAATACCTGAAGGGTGGTTGTTGGATATTGCATCAGAAAACTGGAAGATCAACAAAAATGATCGCATGGGATTACTTTTGGCATGTTGCAAGGATTGTATCGGAGCCGTGAGCGTACTTCCAATAAAACAAAATGACGAAGCGTAG